The Syntrophorhabdales bacterium genome includes the window TACCCTTCGTCCGTCACGGGCTAGCTGCAATGCTATTGCCGAGGCGCACGTGGTCTTGCCGACGCCCCCTTTGCCGCCCACCATAACGAATCTCACGTTTCTATCGCGTATTCCGGTCAGGCCCACGAACAATCAATCCTTCTTGCTCGCCTGTGGAGCTGTTTCTGATGGAGGGCCGAACATATGATGCACGAAATCCCGCAACTCGCGCTCAACACCGGAAAAAAAATGAGAAGAAGGCAACACCTTCAGCCATTTCTCGGCCTGCAGGTCTCGGTATACGGAGAGGAGCGGGTCAAGCGGCGATATGTCATCCAGAGAACCACCTACAAGGTAAATCCTTCCCTTGTACGCTTTGAGCTCGGATGAGTCATAGATTGAAAAAGGGTACGCTACCAGAACGAGATCCTCGAGGCCTTGCGCATGGGCAGCCGCCCTGGCGGCCACCCATGCGCCAAAGGAGTAACCTGAAAGCACCAGCCTGGCCCCGCTGCTCAGGAAATCGGTCATAAATCCGCAGGCAGCTATGGTATCGGCTACCTCTCCATTGCCCTCATCGTATACGCCATCGCTCGCACCAACTCCCCGGAAGTTGAACTTCAGAGTGGACATGTCGCTCAAGGCGAAACCTTCCTCGAGGGCTTCCACCACGTTGTTCTGCATGCTCCCTCCGTACAGAGGATGAGGGTGGCAGATCACAGCGCCTCCCCTGTCCCCACGGTCGCTCAAGATCGCCTCGAGCTTGTTACCCCCGGATGTAAAGGTCACCCTTTTTATTGACATATGCTCTCTATTTTGGTAGGTTTCTTCCGAAAATTCAATAGATTTTCATTAAAAAAAACACCATGGGTCTATTCAAGAAAAAGGTCGTTCCGTTAAAGCCGCACCAGAAGATTGATATCCAGCGAGAGATAAAGAAGGCTGAGCGGGAAGACGAAAGCTTGTGGATCAAATGCAGTTCCTGCCAGGAGTTGCTTTACAGAAAAGAGGTGGAACGCAACCTCAGTATCTGCCCTAAATGCTCGTATCATTTCCCGATCAGCGTTGAAAAACGGATAGCTCTTACGTTCGACAAGAACTTTACCGAACTCTATACAGGTGTAGAGCCCGTGGACTTCCTGAAGTTCAAAGACACCAAGACCTACAAGGCAAGGCTGATCGAAACCAGAGAAGCTACCAACAGGAGCGACGCGGTAGTCTGTGGGAGCGGCAGTATAGACGGCGTCGAAGTGCTCAGCGCAATTTTTGATTTCACCTTCATGGGCGGGAGCCTCGGCTCGGTCGTGGGAGAGAAAATCACGCGCCTGCTTGAAGAAGGAGCGGAAAAGAAGCTACCGGTGATTGTCTTCTGCGCATCAGGCGGAGCACGGATGCAGGAGGGCATTATGTCCCTCATGCAGATGTCGAAGGTGGCCGGAGCTATCTTCAAATTGAAATCTGCAGGCGTTCCCTACCTCACCGTATTGACCGACCCGACGCTGGGCGGTGTAAGCGCAAGCATCGCCATGCTTGGAGATATAATCGTGGCCGAGCCAAAGGCGATGATCGGCTTTGCCGGACCCCGGGTCATTAAAGAAACGATCAAGGAAAAGCTCCCTCCGGGATTTCAGCGAGCAGAGTATCTGCTCGAGCACGGCATGGTTGACCTCATAGTTTCCAGGAAGGAGCTGAAACGAAAGCTGCATGGCCTGCTTTCGCTGATCGGCGCATGAGTCGGTATTCCACAGCGCTGGAATACCTTTACGGCCTCGAAAAATCAGGTATTGTTTTTGGCCTGGATGCTATCCGCTGGATCCTGGACCTCATTGGCAACCCCCAGGATGCCCTCAAGACCATCCACATAGGCGGGACAAACGGAAAGGGCTCCGTCGCCCGCATGAGTGCCTCTGTCCTGCAGGAAGCAGGATACACGGTAGCATGCTACACCTCCCCGCACCTTGTTTCGTTCA containing:
- the accD gene encoding acetyl-CoA carboxylase, carboxyltransferase subunit beta, translating into MGLFKKKVVPLKPHQKIDIQREIKKAEREDESLWIKCSSCQELLYRKEVERNLSICPKCSYHFPISVEKRIALTFDKNFTELYTGVEPVDFLKFKDTKTYKARLIETREATNRSDAVVCGSGSIDGVEVLSAIFDFTFMGGSLGSVVGEKITRLLEEGAEKKLPVIVFCASGGARMQEGIMSLMQMSKVAGAIFKLKSAGVPYLTVLTDPTLGGVSASIAMLGDIIVAEPKAMIGFAGPRVIKETIKEKLPPGFQRAEYLLEHGMVDLIVSRKELKRKLHGLLSLIGA